In Bacillus sp. Cs-700, one genomic interval encodes:
- a CDS encoding sugar ABC transporter substrate-binding protein — translation MRKVMGRVSILLILMLVLGACSSNNSSGDGASDGESSGKKVTAWAWNINVPVLEEAAEKFKEENPDFELEVVELGREDVYSKLTTGLQAGGKGLPDIVLVEDDRIQGYMETFPDAFVNVSDKGFDDSKDSFPTYKTDLLSKDGAMYGFPFDGGPTGVFYRTDYFEEAGVNPDDIKTWDDFIDAGKKIKEATGKAMLGLDLNGDDGLYRMMMTQQGTFYFDDEKNVNFTSEESKMAAEKVKMMKEEGLVKDTVGWDAWISAMAQGDVATAPSGAWLSGSITQQAKDTEGNWGVFKLPAFEEDGNRAANLGGSNYVITSASKNQDMAYDFMEFFTTSEDVQLTAMDNGLFPTLNTIYESEAFTKDVEFFSNQPIWELFASEMNDIPSVNYTGNYALASDESIKAQSEVMNDKKSIEEAYKAAEDRLKNRIQ, via the coding sequence GTGAGAAAGGTAATGGGTCGAGTAAGTATTTTACTCATTCTAATGTTGGTTCTCGGTGCTTGTTCTAGTAACAATAGCTCGGGGGATGGAGCAAGTGATGGAGAAAGTAGTGGAAAGAAAGTTACGGCATGGGCTTGGAACATTAACGTTCCAGTTCTTGAAGAAGCGGCCGAGAAGTTTAAAGAAGAAAACCCTGATTTTGAACTAGAAGTTGTGGAACTTGGTCGAGAAGACGTTTATTCAAAGTTAACGACTGGGTTGCAAGCTGGAGGGAAAGGATTGCCGGATATCGTTCTTGTAGAGGATGATCGGATCCAGGGTTATATGGAAACATTTCCTGATGCATTTGTAAATGTATCGGATAAGGGATTTGATGATAGCAAAGACAGCTTTCCTACTTATAAAACAGATCTTCTTTCAAAAGACGGAGCGATGTATGGCTTCCCGTTTGATGGTGGACCAACAGGCGTGTTTTACCGCACCGATTATTTTGAAGAAGCTGGTGTGAATCCTGACGATATTAAGACGTGGGATGACTTTATTGATGCTGGTAAAAAAATTAAAGAAGCGACAGGCAAAGCAATGCTTGGCCTTGATTTGAACGGAGATGACGGTCTTTATCGGATGATGATGACGCAGCAAGGTACGTTCTATTTTGATGATGAGAAGAACGTGAATTTCACTTCTGAAGAATCTAAAATGGCAGCAGAGAAAGTAAAAATGATGAAAGAAGAAGGCCTAGTGAAAGATACAGTGGGCTGGGATGCTTGGATTAGTGCTATGGCTCAAGGCGATGTGGCAACAGCTCCATCTGGAGCATGGTTAAGTGGTTCAATTACACAACAGGCGAAAGACACAGAAGGTAACTGGGGTGTGTTTAAGCTTCCTGCATTTGAAGAAGACGGAAATCGCGCAGCAAACCTTGGTGGTAGTAACTATGTGATTACTAGTGCGAGTAAAAACCAGGACATGGCGTATGATTTCATGGAATTCTTTACGACAAGTGAAGATGTTCAGTTAACGGCGATGGATAATGGTTTATTCCCAACGCTGAATACGATTTATGAAAGTGAAGCTTTCACGAAAGATGTGGAATTCTTTAGTAATCAGCCGATCTGGGAGCTATTTGCGAGTGAAATGAATGACATTCCTTCTGTTAACTACACAGGGAATTATGCGCTTGCAAGCGACGAGTCCATTAAAGCGCAATCTGAAGTGATGAACGATAAGAAATCGATTGAAGAGGCGTATAAAGCAGCGGAAGATCGATTGAAGAATCGCATTCAATAG
- a CDS encoding glycoside hydrolase family 35 protein — translation MLEARKNQFYLNDVPFQILSGGLHYFRVVPEYWRDRLQKLKALGLNTVETYIPWNFHEPKKGQFQFEGMADVERFIAEAQEIGLYVILRPSPYICAEWEMGGLPSWLLKQDDMALRCSHPAFLNHVEDYFNELLPRLKPFLQKNGGPVIAFQIENEYGAYGNDQNYLSFHKEQYEKHGIDTFYFTSDGPDFIKQGSMENVVTTLNFGSRPEEAFAVLESMKPDSPKMVAEFWIGWFDHWSGEHHTRDAKEAAEVFQKLMDMGASVNFYMFHGGTNFGFYNGANHYEQYAPTITSYDYDSLLTEWGDVTDKYLAMADVLKSVADVSVEGVSKVETKNYGEVQLTESVSLFDVLQDVGTKVEYVTPLSMEKLDQNFGYTLYRTMIHETGTLELDTTPIRDRAFIYVNGIQEATVSVNDETKSVMIPFPDEENTFEILVENLGRVNYGKHLSDQKGIVQNLWLNNQYWFDWEMMKIEGDRLPKTYTAGERYPKYLKGTFTVDQCYDTFVDLEGFTKGNVYINGFNLGRYWQTMGPQQRLYLPGPLLNEGENEIVVLELEGHTASSVTLMNEPKLG, via the coding sequence ATGCTGGAAGCGAGAAAGAACCAATTTTACCTAAACGACGTACCATTTCAAATCCTTTCAGGAGGTCTCCATTACTTCAGGGTTGTCCCTGAGTATTGGAGAGATCGCCTTCAAAAGCTGAAGGCACTCGGGTTGAATACAGTAGAAACGTATATCCCATGGAACTTTCATGAACCGAAGAAAGGTCAGTTTCAATTTGAAGGAATGGCTGACGTGGAGCGGTTCATAGCTGAAGCACAAGAAATCGGACTTTACGTCATTCTAAGGCCGTCTCCTTATATTTGCGCAGAGTGGGAAATGGGGGGTCTCCCCTCATGGTTACTAAAACAGGATGATATGGCACTTCGCTGTAGTCATCCTGCTTTTCTAAACCACGTAGAAGATTATTTCAATGAACTTCTTCCGCGACTGAAGCCATTTTTACAAAAAAATGGTGGTCCGGTCATCGCGTTTCAAATTGAAAATGAGTATGGCGCTTATGGGAATGATCAGAACTATCTTTCTTTCCATAAAGAACAATATGAGAAGCACGGCATTGATACGTTTTATTTCACTTCAGACGGACCAGATTTCATTAAGCAAGGTTCAATGGAGAATGTCGTGACGACGCTCAATTTCGGATCTAGACCAGAAGAAGCCTTTGCAGTACTTGAATCTATGAAACCAGATTCCCCAAAAATGGTAGCGGAATTCTGGATTGGTTGGTTTGATCATTGGAGCGGTGAACATCACACGCGTGATGCAAAGGAAGCAGCTGAGGTATTCCAGAAACTGATGGACATGGGGGCTTCAGTTAACTTCTATATGTTCCACGGTGGCACGAATTTTGGGTTCTACAATGGGGCGAATCATTATGAGCAATATGCCCCAACGATTACGAGCTATGACTATGATTCTCTTCTAACAGAATGGGGAGATGTGACAGACAAATATCTTGCTATGGCAGATGTGTTGAAAAGCGTAGCGGACGTTTCGGTTGAAGGTGTTTCGAAAGTTGAGACGAAAAACTATGGTGAAGTGCAGCTAACGGAGAGTGTCAGCCTATTCGACGTCCTTCAAGATGTAGGAACGAAAGTAGAGTATGTGACACCACTTAGCATGGAAAAGCTTGACCAGAACTTTGGGTATACGCTTTATCGTACAATGATTCATGAGACGGGAACATTAGAGCTTGATACAACGCCAATTCGTGACAGAGCTTTTATTTATGTGAATGGAATACAGGAAGCAACAGTTTCCGTAAATGATGAGACAAAATCGGTGATGATTCCTTTCCCGGATGAGGAAAACACATTTGAAATTCTTGTTGAAAACCTGGGTCGAGTGAATTACGGCAAGCACTTGTCTGATCAGAAAGGGATTGTGCAGAATCTCTGGTTAAACAATCAATATTGGTTCGACTGGGAAATGATGAAGATTGAAGGCGACCGCCTTCCTAAGACGTACACAGCAGGCGAGCGTTATCCTAAATATCTGAAGGGCACATTCACGGTTGATCAATGCTATGATACATTTGTTGATTTGGAAGGATTTACAAAAGGCAATGTGTATATTAACGGATTTAACCTTGGACGCTACTGGCAGACGATGGGACCACAGCAGCGTCTCTACTTGCCAGGCCCCCTTTTGAACGAAGGTGAAAATGAAATCGTTGTTCTCGAATTAGAGGGACACACGGCAAGTAGCGTTACATTAATGAACGAACCTAAACTTGGATAA
- a CDS encoding class I SAM-dependent methyltransferase gives MAGKRFKPGKADRLLDPKRKEIISPEQVIAHLDVTITDHVADFGAGNGYFTLPLAEVAEKVYAVDIEKQMLDLLKKRAIEVENIDYIVSSLEQINLADQVADKAVAAFVIHEVPDLKKAFQEFKRIVKPGKKILVLEWEAIEMEMGPPLHERISSQKMKEIFEENGLEPVVHHFHEAVYGVTAVV, from the coding sequence ATGGCCGGGAAACGATTTAAACCGGGAAAGGCGGATCGACTTCTTGATCCGAAGCGAAAGGAAATCATCTCACCTGAACAAGTTATAGCTCATCTTGACGTAACGATTACCGATCATGTAGCTGATTTTGGCGCGGGGAATGGGTATTTTACATTGCCGTTAGCGGAAGTGGCTGAAAAGGTCTATGCGGTTGATATTGAGAAGCAGATGTTAGATCTTCTTAAAAAACGTGCGATAGAAGTGGAGAATATCGATTACATTGTCAGTAGTCTTGAACAAATTAACCTGGCCGATCAGGTAGCGGATAAAGCTGTTGCTGCTTTTGTCATTCATGAAGTACCTGACCTCAAGAAAGCTTTTCAAGAATTTAAGCGAATTGTTAAGCCGGGAAAGAAAATACTCGTGCTCGAATGGGAAGCCATTGAAATGGAAATGGGTCCTCCCCTTCACGAGCGGATTTCTTCACAGAAAATGAAGGAGATCTTTGAAGAAAATGGTCTTGAGCCAGTGGTTCATCATTTTCATGAGGCTGTTTATGGTGTAACGGCGGTAGTGTAG
- a CDS encoding sugar ABC transporter permease: MNRAKRFPYLFAAPAILLFLAFTVYPIIASFVLSFQERVGGEYVFAGLKNYTRLWNDDIFWTAMQNTFIIFVVQVPVMIILAMVLANVLNNQLLKLKGFFRVSFFLPAVTSLVAYSILFSIMLQEEGIINTALSYIGITAIPWLSDPFWAKASIIIAMTWRWTGYNMVIFLAALQNIPEDLYEAASLDGANKFKQFFYITVPQLKPVILFAGILSTIGTLQLFDEPFNLTGGGPADSTMTLGLYIYQSGFEYFDFGYASAIAYAVVVMVGILSIIQFKIAGDD; this comes from the coding sequence ATGAATCGAGCGAAACGTTTTCCATATTTATTCGCAGCTCCGGCCATTCTGCTTTTCCTAGCATTTACCGTCTATCCAATTATCGCTTCCTTCGTTTTAAGTTTTCAGGAACGCGTGGGTGGAGAATACGTTTTTGCAGGATTGAAAAACTATACGCGCCTCTGGAACGATGATATTTTCTGGACGGCGATGCAAAACACATTCATTATCTTTGTTGTTCAAGTCCCAGTTATGATCATTCTTGCAATGGTACTAGCCAATGTGTTGAACAACCAGCTGTTAAAGCTAAAAGGATTCTTCCGCGTATCCTTCTTCCTTCCAGCTGTTACATCGCTTGTAGCCTACTCGATCTTGTTTTCGATTATGCTTCAAGAAGAAGGAATTATTAATACAGCGCTAAGCTACATTGGGATTACAGCAATTCCGTGGCTATCCGATCCGTTTTGGGCGAAAGCTTCGATCATTATCGCCATGACGTGGAGATGGACAGGATATAACATGGTTATTTTCCTAGCTGCTCTACAAAACATTCCAGAAGATTTATATGAGGCTGCTTCTCTTGATGGCGCCAATAAGTTTAAGCAATTTTTCTATATTACCGTTCCACAACTAAAACCCGTTATTCTTTTTGCCGGTATCCTATCCACAATTGGAACGCTTCAGCTATTCGATGAACCGTTCAACTTAACAGGTGGTGGACCAGCAGATTCAACGATGACCCTTGGACTATATATTTATCAAAGTGGATTTGAATACTTTGACTTCGGCTATGCTTCCGCTATTGCATACGCGGTAGTTGTCATGGTAGGTATTCTCTCCATTATCCAATTCAAGATAGCAGGTGATGATTAA
- a CDS encoding carbohydrate ABC transporter permease: MYTLLSIFLVVSIFPFYWMFIGATNDSSKMFTNPPTLLPGDQFMTNLTNLNESIGIFRVLFNSLFVSGLYVVIALAVCASAAYVLAKYNFKGKKFIFTAFLLSMMIPYQATLIPLFQMMSDFNLLNTYFAVIAPQLCFPFAIFLLRQNFLAFPTELMESARLDGASETRIFISIVIPSMRPALAAASIFLFMTQWNNFMWPLVVLNTNDMYTFPVALSSLMGLSYIDYGQVMMGVTLATVPIIAFFLTLQKQFISGMLGSALK; the protein is encoded by the coding sequence ATGTATACGCTTCTTAGTATTTTCCTAGTTGTTTCGATCTTCCCGTTCTATTGGATGTTTATCGGGGCAACGAATGACTCTAGTAAAATGTTTACTAACCCGCCAACGCTTTTACCTGGCGATCAGTTTATGACGAATTTAACGAACTTAAATGAATCGATTGGTATATTCAGAGTTCTATTTAACTCACTCTTCGTCTCAGGACTTTATGTAGTCATTGCCCTTGCCGTCTGTGCGAGCGCAGCCTACGTTCTAGCGAAGTACAACTTCAAAGGAAAAAAATTCATCTTTACTGCATTCTTGCTATCGATGATGATTCCTTACCAGGCAACATTGATTCCTTTGTTCCAAATGATGTCTGACTTTAATCTATTAAACACGTACTTCGCGGTTATTGCACCGCAACTTTGTTTCCCATTTGCGATTTTCTTGTTAAGACAGAACTTCCTGGCGTTCCCAACAGAATTGATGGAGTCAGCGCGTCTTGATGGTGCGAGTGAAACACGTATCTTCATTTCAATCGTGATTCCGTCGATGCGACCGGCTCTAGCAGCTGCATCGATCTTCCTATTCATGACGCAGTGGAACAACTTTATGTGGCCGCTCGTTGTGTTGAACACGAACGACATGTACACATTCCCTGTTGCGCTTTCTAGCTTAATGGGACTCTCTTATATCGACTACGGTCAAGTGATGATGGGCGTTACCTTAGCGACTGTTCCGATCATCGCATTCTTCTTAACCCTGCAAAAACAATTTATTTCAGGTATGCTCGGAAGCGCCTTGAAATAG
- a CDS encoding sugar ABC transporter substrate-binding protein, with translation MKKVTGLVSISMMLVLSLFLAACGNGGSEDEGSGDSNKVTAWAWNINVPVLEEAAKKFKEENPDFELEVVEMGTDDVYSKLTTGLQAGGKGLPDIVLVEDDRVQGYMSAFPDAFVNVSDKGFDEMKDSFPSYKTELVSKDGAMYGFPFDGGPTGVFYRTDIFEEAGVNAEDIKTWDDYIQAGKTIKEKTDKAMIGLDLNGDDGLYRMMLNQQGTFYFDDDKKVALTSEESKKAMKVQQTLNEEGLVKETVGWDAWISAMTSGDVATAPSGAWLYGSITQQGKDTSGKWGLIQLPAFEEGGNRASNLGGSNYMIPSASNNADLAYDFMEFFSTNKDVQLSAMEGGLFPSLNTIYDNEAFTKEVEFFNNQPIWSLLADEMDSIPSVNYTGDYAVAKDEAVKAQSEIANGKAIEEALKASEDRLKNRIQ, from the coding sequence ATGAAGAAGGTAACGGGTCTAGTTAGTATAAGTATGATGCTTGTGTTGAGTCTGTTTCTTGCGGCGTGTGGGAATGGTGGAAGCGAGGACGAAGGTTCAGGTGACAGCAATAAAGTAACAGCTTGGGCTTGGAATATTAACGTGCCGGTGCTTGAAGAAGCAGCTAAGAAATTTAAAGAAGAAAACCCAGATTTTGAACTTGAAGTTGTTGAAATGGGTACTGATGATGTTTACTCGAAACTAACAACGGGTCTTCAAGCAGGAGGTAAAGGTTTACCAGATATTGTTCTTGTGGAAGATGATCGCGTTCAAGGGTATATGAGTGCTTTTCCGGACGCTTTTGTAAACGTTTCCGATAAAGGCTTTGATGAAATGAAAGATAGCTTCCCATCTTATAAGACAGAGCTTGTTTCAAAAGACGGCGCGATGTACGGATTCCCGTTTGACGGTGGACCAACTGGCGTATTTTACCGTACGGATATCTTTGAAGAAGCTGGCGTGAATGCGGAAGATATTAAAACGTGGGATGACTACATCCAAGCTGGTAAAACCATTAAAGAAAAAACAGATAAAGCGATGATCGGTTTGGATCTTAACGGTGATGACGGTCTTTACCGCATGATGTTGAATCAGCAGGGAACATTCTACTTTGATGACGATAAGAAGGTTGCTCTTACTTCAGAAGAATCAAAAAAGGCAATGAAAGTACAACAGACGCTTAACGAAGAAGGTCTTGTCAAAGAAACAGTTGGTTGGGATGCATGGATCAGTGCGATGACGAGCGGCGATGTGGCGACAGCTCCATCTGGTGCATGGTTATACGGTTCCATTACACAACAGGGTAAAGATACATCAGGTAAATGGGGATTAATTCAGCTTCCAGCATTTGAAGAGGGCGGAAATCGCGCATCGAACCTAGGTGGAAGTAACTACATGATTCCTAGTGCGAGTAACAACGCTGATCTTGCTTATGACTTTATGGAATTCTTCTCGACAAATAAAGATGTTCAATTATCAGCAATGGAAGGCGGCTTGTTCCCTTCATTGAACACGATTTACGATAACGAAGCTTTTACAAAAGAAGTTGAGTTCTTTAACAATCAGCCGATTTGGAGCCTACTTGCTGACGAAATGGATAGCATTCCTTCTGTTAACTACACAGGAGACTATGCTGTAGCGAAAGATGAAGCTGTGAAAGCACAGTCTGAAATCGCAAATGGCAAAGCCATTGAAGAAGCGTTAAAAGCTTCAGAAGATCGTTTGAAAAACCGTATTCAATAA